From a single Deltaproteobacteria bacterium CG2_30_66_27 genomic region:
- a CDS encoding ATPase, which yields MSTPVFIGLDIGSSRVKVAAIDARRRLLGNAVRKSGTDFAATAEACLDESLGMAGVPRDAIVHAISTGYGRTNVAFVTAQSKTEIGCLSRWGRDHFHGAITIIDIGGQDNKVIQLDQDGRRASFKMNRKCAAGTGAFLEEMSQRLDIPLEAMDALARQSREMVKLGSYCTVFTATEVLENIRHGKKVPDIVKGLFYSVVKRVIEMDSHAGRVVMTGGVVAHNPYIVEMAGEMAGRPVVLPEFPQLAGAIGAALYALDEADPNRIETNIPAGETHG from the coding sequence ATGTCGACGCCCGTTTTCATCGGTCTCGACATCGGGTCATCGAGGGTAAAGGTCGCCGCGATCGACGCCCGCCGTCGCCTCCTCGGAAACGCCGTCCGGAAATCCGGGACCGACTTCGCCGCCACCGCGGAGGCTTGTCTCGACGAATCGCTGGGGATGGCCGGGGTGCCCCGCGACGCGATCGTTCACGCCATTTCGACCGGGTACGGCCGGACCAACGTCGCCTTCGTCACCGCGCAAAGCAAGACGGAGATCGGCTGCCTCTCCCGGTGGGGACGCGATCATTTCCACGGGGCGATCACCATCATCGATATCGGCGGCCAGGACAACAAGGTCATCCAGCTCGACCAGGACGGGCGACGCGCCAGTTTCAAAATGAACAGGAAGTGCGCCGCAGGGACCGGTGCGTTTCTCGAGGAGATGTCGCAGCGCCTCGACATCCCCCTGGAGGCGATGGACGCCCTGGCCCGCCAGTCCAGGGAGATGGTCAAGCTCGGGAGCTACTGCACCGTCTTTACGGCGACGGAGGTCCTCGAGAACATCCGCCACGGGAAGAAGGTGCCCGACATCGTCAAGGGGCTCTTCTACTCGGTCGTCAAGAGAGTGATCGAGATGGACTCCCACGCCGGTCGAGTCGTCATGACGGGCGGAGTCGTGGCGCACAATCCCTATATCGTCGAAATGGCCGGGGAGATGGCCGGACGGCCGGTCGTGCTCCCCGAGTTTCCTCAACTGGCCGGCGCGATCGGCGCCGCCCTCTACGCCCTCGATGAAGCGGATCCGAACCGGATCGAGACCAATATCCCCGCGGGAGAGACCCATGGCTGA